The DNA sequence CTCCTCCTCGTGGAACTGTCCGCGGACGCCTCGGACTCGGACGGCGGTACCCCGCCCGACGAGTCCTACGACCCGACGTACGTCGACGCGACGGGCTACGAGGGCGACCTCGCCGCGGCGGTCGACTCGCTGGCCGCGGGCAACGTCGTCGACGCCGACCTGACGTGGCGCGACGGCGACCCGCGGTTCGCGGACGTCTCCGTCGTCGCGGAGACGACGTTCACCTTCGCCGACGGCGTCACCGGGATGTTCGAGGCGGCCAAGCAGACGTGGATGGTCGCGGAGGCGGAGAACGAGGGGATGAACGCCCGCGTCACCCGCAACACCGACGGCGACCCGAACGGCGCGCTGTACGTCTTCGCCAAGCAGTCGGGCGCTCGCGACCTCTTCGAGGAGTTCCGCGACGGCGTCACGCCGCTGGAACCGCTGGTCCGCCGCGTCGACGTGGGCGAGGGGGAGGTGGAGGTACCGCCGGAGTCCGAGCAGGCCCGCGAGGTGTTCGTGCTGCGACCGGCGGACGAACCGTTTCTCGCCGTCTACATCGTCTTCGACCGGGAGGGGATGTTGGCGACGACGGTTCGGGACACCTACGTCCGCGACTGAGTCACTCCCAGTCGGGGTCGACGGGGTGCGCCGGCGTCTCGCCCGTCAGGACGCGGCGCACGTCCGCGGCGGCCGTCTCGTTCACCTCGGCGCTCGATTCCTCGGAGTACCACGCCGTGTGCGAGGTGACGACGACGTTCGCGCGGTCTCGGAGCGGCGATTCGGGAGGAAGGGGTTCCGACTCGAACACGTCGAGGGCGGCGCAGTCTATCTCGCCGTCGTCGAGCGCTTCGAGGAGGGCATCCTCGTCGACGACGGCCCCGCGGCCGGTGTTCACGAGGGCGGCCTCCTCGCGCATCCGCTCGAACGCCGCGGCGTCGAACATCCCGCGTGTCTCCTCGGTTGCGGGGGCGTTGACGACGACGTAGTGAGAGCGCTCTAAGAGCGTCTCGAAGTCGACGAGGTCCGGGTCCGAGTCGTCGAAGTCCTCGGGTTCGAGGTAGGGGTCGTAGGCCACCGCGTCGAGGCCGAACCCGGAGACCATCTCGGCGGTCCGGCGGGCGATAGCGCCGAAGGAGACGAAGCCTATCGTCCGCCCCGCCAATCGATGCACCTCGTGGGCGACCGAGTCGGCGGTCGGCCACTCGCCCGCGCCGATTCGGTCGTCCACCTCGGGGACGGCGCGGACCGCCGACAACAGGAGCGCGACGGTGTGCGTCGCCACCTCGTCGGTGCAGTAGCCGGGGACGTTCGTGACGACGACGCCGCGTTCCTCGGCGGCGGCCACGTCGACGTTGTCGAACCCGACGGCGGCGCGGGCGACGACCGACAGGTCGAGTTCGTCGAGGGCCTCGCCGGTGACGGGCGTGGCGATGTCGGTGATGAGGGCGTCCGCGTCGGCCTCCCGACAGGCGTCGACGAGACGCTCCGTCGACCCGAGTTCGGCGAGGGTCACGTCGGCGACGCCGTCGAGCGTCTCGCGCAGGACGTCCGGGCGAACCGTGTGGTAGTCGCTGGCGACGACTTGGTAGGTCATCGCCCGGCGGTTCGCCCCCGCGGGACTTAGTTCCGCGTTAGATTCCGGGAGGACGAGCGGAAACGAACCTATCTGTTCGAGTGTGTGACAGATAATGGCAGTAAGCGCACAAAAACGAGCACGAGACCTCGCGCGGTACGGACGCCACGTGCTCGGAGGCGACGGCGGCGTCGACACTCGCTTCGATATCCCGGACCGCCGCCCGCCGCGAGCGAACGGCGCGAGGACTTTTGTACTCCTTCACCATCTATGACATATGGAGAGACGGGTGCGGGTGCTGTTCGTCGAGGGTGACGGCGATCCGACGCCGGTGTCGGCGGCGCGGTTCGCGGGCCGGGACGGAATCGAGGTGGAACGGGTCGCGGAGTGGGCGGCCGCCGGACGCGACGCCGAGGCGTACGACTGCGTCGTCACGAACCACGCGCTGAGCGACGGCGACGGCGTCGAGGTGGTGCGAGCGGTCGGCGCCGCGGCGCCGCGGGTGCCGGTGGTGCTGTACACGGCCGTCGGCGACGAGCGAACGGCGCGGGCGGCCCTCCGCGCCGGCGCGGCGGACTACGTCGTCGCCCGCGGGACCGACGGCCGGTCCGACGACGAGACCGAGGAATCGGGCGAGGCGGACCCGGAAGCGGTCGCGGAGCGAGAGGCGGCGACGCTCGAAAGCCGCGTCCGCGCGGCCGTCTCGGAGGCCGACCGGGTCGTCGGGGAACTCACGCCGACCGAACGGGTGGCGGAGTTGGCGGCGCTCGACCGCCTCTTCCGGCACGACATCCGCAACGACATGGCCGTCATCGTCGGGTGGGCGGACGTCCTCCGCGACCATGTCACCGAGGAGGGGGAGGACATCCTCGACAGAATCCTCGACAACGGCCGGGAGACGCTGGAACTGACCGACGCCGCGGGGGACGCGGCGGCGACGGTCACCGACGAGGCGGCGACCGCCGTCGAACCGACCGACCTCGGCGAGGCGCTTCGGGAGGCGGTGCAGTCGCGGCGCGAGGCGTTCCCCGAGGCGAGCATCGAACTCGGCGCGGTGCCGGGGTGCCGCGTCGCCGCCAATCACCTCCTCGGGGCGGTGTTTCGGAGCCTGTTGAACGAGGCGGTGTCGGACTACCGCGGCGACGTCCCGTCGCTCCGCGTCTCGGCCGAACGCGACGGCGAAACCGTCCGCGTCCGGGTGGCGGACGCGGACCCGGACGGCGCGGGCGTCCGCGCGGAACCGCCGTTCGGGAGGGGAACCGACCTCGAACGCTCCGACGCCGACGTCCACCGGTACCTCGTCGAACGACTCGTGGGCGCCTACGGTGGGACGGTGAAAGCCGACGACGGCGCGTTCGTCGTCGAACTCCGCGCGCTGGACTAACCTAGAGGTAAGTGGGACGCAGACCGGAGGGTTAGCTAAGAGTCTTTTATCTGCCGAGAGTAGCGGTAGTCGCCAGGGCGACCGGGTCCCGTCGAACGGACCCCCACTGCGAAGCGTCACTGTGTCGTCCGGCACACGAAGCGTTCGACACGGCGGGACTCGCATCCACCGGTCATCCGACACCGCGTTCGCGCGGTGTCTCCCCCCCTTTCGGTGGCTGCGACGGCGACGCGCCTTCACCGGCGCACCCCCATCCATCCCCCCTCCGCCACGTTCCGCCGCGCGGCGCTTTTCCCGACGCTACGACCGACGAGAGAAATCGTTATCAGTCGGGCTGGCAGATGTGCCGACGATGAGCGACCGAGAACCGCCGCTTCGCGCCGTCCTCGACGGAGCGACCGTCGTCGGGAAGAAGTGGCATCCGGCCGTCGTCTACTCGCTGGTGGCCGAGGGGCCGGCGGGGTTCTCCGAACTCGAACGGCGACTGGACGTGTCCTCGAAGGTGCTCAACGAAACTCTCGCCGACCTCACCGAGTCCGGCGTGGTCGAACGACGCGAACTACAGGAGCGACCGCTCCGCGTCGAGTACGCCCCGACGGAGGCCGGACGCTCTCTGGCCGAGGTGCTGTCGGACCTCGGCCGGTGGTCCGAGCGCTACCGCGCGGAGGGCGCGCCCGTCGTGTTGGTCGTCGACGACGACGCGCGCCTGACCGAACTCTACGCGTCGATGCTGGAGGGGTACGAGGTCCGCGCGGCCAACGACGGGAGCGAGGGGTTGGCGATGGTCGACGACACCGTGGACGTGGTCCTCCTCGACCGGAAGATGCCGGAAGTCGCCGGAGAACGGGTCGCCCGCCGCATCGCCGAGGAGTACCCGTCGGTCCGCGTGGTGCTGCTCGCGTCGGACCGACTGGACGAGGCGGCGCTGACCGTCCCGTTCGACCGCTACCTCCGGAAGCCGGTGACGGCGACGGGGTTGACGGAGACGGTCGAGGACCTGTTGACCCCCCGCGAGGAGACGGTCCGTCGATATCTCTCGACGCTCGCGAAGACCGCGGCGTTCAACGGCGACACGAGCCTCGACGCCTATCGGGAACTCGCGCGTCGACGTGACGAGTTGGCCGAGGAACTGCAGGACCCCGAGAGCGCCGCCGCCGACGCCGGACTCGGCGGCGGGGAGTGACGCGCGGAAGAACGGCCGTCGGACGGTCGAATCGGAGGGAAGCGAAGAGAAAAGAGAAGAAAGTGAGAGTTACTCGCGCGCGTCGGCGCGGTCGGAATCGGTGCCGTCGGCGGCGGAGGGCGAGGCGACCCGGAACCCGTCGAGTTCGGTCGTACACCACGGACAGAAGTCGATGTCGCCGTCGAGTTCCTTCCCGCAGTGCGGACAGTGCGTGACGGTGCCGTCCGCGCCGACGGCGCGACGCGCCGCCTCGTTCTGCGCGCGCGCGAGGAAGTAGGCGTCGAACAGGCTGGCGAACCCGACGATGAGCACCGGCAGGACGGGTTCGATGGGGCCCGTCCCCTCGTAGAACGCCCGTAGCGCGGCGGGGTCGACGACCAGCAGCGACGTGGCGAACGAGAGACCGATCCATCCCACCGCCCGTTTCCACCGGCGGAGATAGAGGTGGCCGCCGCCCGTGATGAGTCCGAAGAGGGCCGCGAGCCACGGCCGCTTCCGCGAGTTCCGCTCCATACGGAAACGTGAACGTTCGGTCAGGATAACTCTTGCGGGGTCGTTCGGAGGGCCGAACCGCCCGAATCCGGCGGGCTCGACCGGAATCGCCGGTACACCCGCTATAGTTTTACGTTCCGCTCGGCCACAGAGAGGGTATGTCGACTTTCGTCGCCTCCGGAGGATATCGGGCGTGGCGTCCGTAGAGCAGACGTTCGTCGAGTTGGTGGGAACCGACCCGGTGGTGCAGGGCCTCGCGGGCGGCGTCGTCATCGCCGGGATGAACCTGCTCGGGGCGGTGTTGGTGCTGGTGTGGCGGAACCCGACCGAGCGCGCGTTGGACGGCGCGCTGGGCGTCGCCGCGGGCGTGATGCTGTCGGCGAGTTTCACGAGCCTCCTTCTGCCCGGCATCGAGTTCGCCTCCGACCCCTCCTACCGTCCCTTCTCTCTCGGCGGATTCGAGTTCGCCGGCATCGTCCCGGTGCTCGTCGGGTTCGTCCTCGGCGTCGCCCTCCTCGACCAGGCCGAACACTGGGTTCGGTACGTCGGCCCCCTCGTCAGCGGGCGGTTGTCCGAGCGCGCCGAGACGGACGGCGGCATAAAGCGGGCCGAGGAGATGGCGCGCGACGCCGACTCGCGCGTCCTCGGCGTCCTCCTCTTTACCGTCGCCATCACGCTCCACAACATGCCGGAGGGGCTGGCCGTCGGCGTCGGGTTCGGGTCGGGCGACGTGAGCAACGCCATCGCCCTCATGCTCGCAATCGGCATCCAGAACATCCCGGAGGGGTTGGCCGTCTCCGTGGCCGCCGTCAACGCCGGAATGGGTCGGCGCTACTACGCCGCTGTCGCCGGCATCCGCGCGGGTGCCGTCGAGATTCCGCTGGCGTTCGTCGGCGCGTGGGCCGTCGTCGTCGCCGCCCCCGTCCTCCCTTACGCGATGGGGTTCGCCGCCGGCGGGATGCTGTACGTCATCGGCGACGAGATAATCCCCGAGACGCACATGCACGGCCACGAGCGACTCGCGACGCTCGGGATGATGGCCGGCGCCATCGTCATGCTGACGCTCGACGTGGTGCTCGGGTAGTCGCGCGTCGAACCCGGCGGTCGTTCCGACTCCGTTTTGTGCCGTCGCGCGAACCGACGGGTATGCGTCCGGGAGCGACCCCCGCGCGGCCGAGCGTCCGACGGACGCTCCTCGCCGCGTCCGTCCCCTGTGCGGTTCTCGCCCTCGCGGCCCGTCCCGCGGCCGCCCACCAGTTCACCTCCCGGTTCGACTCGCCCGTCCCCCTCTCCTTGCTCTTCGCCGGCGCGGGCGCGACGGTGGCGGCGACGGCGCTCCTCCTCGCGCGGGCGCCCGAGATACCGGCCGTCGACCGCCGACTGGGTTCCGTTCCGGCGGCCGCCGGCGACGCCCTCGCCGCCGTCGCCCGCGTCGGCTTCCTCCTCGCGTTCGTCGCCGTCCTCGCCGACGGCGTGAGCGGTCCGCGCGCCCCCGCGGAGAACTTCGCCACCCTGTTCGCGTGGTCGCCGTGGCTGAAGGGCCTCGCCCTCGTCAGCGTCGTCGCCGGCAGCCCCTGGCGGACGCTGTCGCCGTGGCGGACGCTGTACGACGCGCTCTGTCGTGTGGAGGGCGGGGAGATTCGCCTCCGGGCGTACCCCGCCGCCCTCGGCCACTGGCCCGCCCTCGTCGGCTTCCTCCTCCTCGTCGGCGTCGCGGAGAATCTCACGCGCGTGCCGACGCTCCCGCGGGCGACGGCCGTCCTCGTCGCCGGCTACGCCCTCTCGATGCTGGTCGGCGCCCTCCTCTTCGGCCGGGAGTGGTTCGAGCGAGGCGACGCCTTCCACGTTCTCTACGACCTGTTGGGTCGCGCGGCGCCGCTCTCGGCGACTCGGAGCGAGGCGGGGCGGTGGGTCGTCCGCCTGCGCGCGCCGTGGTCGGCGTGCTCGGCGCCGGTGCCGACCCGGACCGCCGCCGCGTTCGTCGTGGCGGCGGTGTACACGGTGACGTTCGACGGGTTCGCCGAGTCGCCGCCGTACTGGGACGCCTACTTCGGCGTTCGGGAGGCGTTCGGCGTCGGCGCGTCGGTGAGCGTCGTCCTCTACGAGGCGGGCCTGCTCGGGTTCCTCCTCGGGTACGCCGCCGTCGTCGCCGTCGCGGAACGCGTCGCGGCGGCGGGACGGAGACGCGTCGGAACGGCGGGGCGCCCCTCGCCGGCGGAGACGGACGGCGGAGCGGAGTCGGGGTGTACCGGAGACGGGAGCGCTCCGACGACGCCGGGGACGCTCGCGTTCGCCGCGACGCTGGTGCCCATCGCCGCGGGCTACGAAGTCGCGCACAACCTCGCGTACGTGGCGACGACGCTGGGGCGACTGCCGACCGTCGTCGGGTGGCCGAGCGTCGACCCGCTCTGGTGGCTGTCGACGCCGACGTACTGGGGGACGCAGGTCCTCCTCGTCGTCCTCGGGCACGTCGTCGCCGTCGTCGCCGCGGAGGCCGTCGCCCGGCGGCGGACGCCGACGCGGCGGTGGGCGCTGGCGTCGCACGCGCCGCTGGTCCTCCTCATGGTCGGCTACACCGTCCTGTCGCTGTGGGTCGTCTCGCTGCCGGTCGCGACCTGAGCGGGTCGGGGGAGTCCGTCCCCGAAGAACCGAACCGAGCGCGCGTCGAACCCGCGCGCGGAACGGACGGCTTATCTCGACGGGGTCGGAAACTGCGAGCGATGAGAACGGCGACGGTGCTGGTGATTCTCGCCGTCGCGGCCGCCCTCCTCGGCGTCGTCGGCTACGGTCTGCTCGGCGACGGCCTCGGTGGCGAGGGGTTCTCGGCGACGTGGACGAGCGACACGGGTCGCGACATCGCCGCGAACCACCACGCGGTCGCGGTCGGCGGGGGGAGCGTCTACGCGCCGATCAGCGGCGAGGACCGGAGCGGGAACTGCGCGCTGGTGGCCCTCGACGCCGCGGACGGGTCGACCCTGTGGAGCGACGGCGTCCCGGCGGCCAACTGCACGCTCCACTCCGTCGCCGACCCGACGCTGGCCGACGTCGACGGCGACGGGACGACCGAAGTCGTCGCCACCTCCACGGAGCGGGTCGTCCTCGGCTTCGACGCCGCCGGCGGCGAGGAGGAGTTCCGTTACGACCTCTCGGCGTACGGCTACACGAAACCCGTCGTCGCCGACCTCGCGGCGTCGCCCGGACGCGAACTCGTCGTGGTCGACGTGAGGGGGACCGCGTTCGTCTTCTCCGCCGACGGCGAGACGCTCTGGACGCACGAGTTCGGCGAGGAGGTGTGGGCGCAACCCGCCGTCGCGGACTTCGACGGCGACGGGCGACCCGAACTGCTGGCGGCCGGTCGGAGCGGCGGCGCCGTCCTGTTCGCGGGGGACGGGACCGTCGAGTGGCGCTCGGAGGTCGTGACGAACGACGCCATCACGTGGGGCGCGACCGGGCAGACCGACGGGGACCCCGCGCTGGAGGCCGTCTTCAGCACGGTCGACGGCGCCGTCGTCGCCGTCGACGGGGCGTCCGGCGAGGTGGAGTGGCGGGACTCCCACGACGAGTTCGCCGCCGTCCACGCCCTCGGCGACGGCGACGGCGACGGCGACGCGGAGGTGTACGTGACGACGCGCGACGGGCGATTCCGCGCCCTCGACGCCGCCGCCGGGACCGAGGAGTGGACCACCGACGTGGTCACCGAACGCGTCCAGATGATGCCGCCGCCGACCCTCGGCGAGGTGGACGGCGACGACGGACTCGAACTCGTCGTCGCCGGCAACGACGGCGGCGTGACGCTCCTGAACGCCGAGGACGGGTCGGTCGCGGGTTCGTACGCGCGCGAGTCGCCCATCTACACCCACGCGACGCTGGCCGACGCGGACGACGACGGGCGGGCGGAGGCGTTCGTGATGTACGGCGACGGCCGGGTAGTGCGACTGGATTACGGGGCGTAAGGCGGCGAAGAGCGGCGAAGAGCGGCGAACCGTCCGGAGGACGCGCGGTCAGTCCGCCTCGGCGGCGAACTTCGCGAACGGGTACGCGAGTCCGAACGCGAGGAGGAGACAGCACGCCGCGCCGACGCCCAAGAGGAGGTCGCCCGTCACCGCGCCGACGCCGACGGGGAGCAGCGAGAGGCCCGCACCCGCGACGACCGCATCCAGCGGTGGCCCGTCCAGTTCGTCCATGCGACGGGTCGGCGCTCCGCGGGTAAGAGCCTATCCGACGCGCGTTCGCAGGGCACACCAGAACTGGTATCCGCGCCGGCCGGCTCTCTCGGACATGGAACGACGACGGTTCCTCGCCGCCGCGAGAACCGCGGGCGTCTGCGGAGTAGCCGGGGTGAGCGGCTGTCTCGGCGGGTCGGACCTGTTCGAGACGAGACCGGCGGCCACGGGGGCGGGCGGCGAACCGCCGCTAGTGGAGAACCGCCCGGACGCGGTGTACGTCCCGACGCACGTCGAGGGGACGGAGATGGCCGGCGCGGCGGACGTGGGCGACCTGAAAGTGGGGGTGATGTACTCCTACCCGCACCGCTTCTGGGTCGTCGAGAAGGGCGACGACGACGCGTTCGTCGCCCGGAAGACGGCGATAACCGAGGCGGACAGCGTCCACCTCATGGCCTCGGTCTGGGACCCGGAGACGGGCCGCGTGGTCCCGAACACCGGGCTGTCCATAGAGATTTCGCGGGACGGAGCGCTCGTAAGTCAGGAAGTCGTCTATCCGATGCTCTCCCAGCGGATGGGCTTTCACTACGGCGCGAACTTCCCCCTGCCGGGCGACGGGACGTACGACGTGTCGGTGAGCGTCGGCGGCCTCGACGCGAACCGGTTCGGCGCCTACGAGGGGAAGTTCGGCTCCCCGGCGGAGGGAACCGTCCGCTTCGAGTTCTCCTCGCGGGCGCTGAACGACCTCAGCTACCGAACGCTCGACGAGCGAAAAGGCGAACGCGCCGCCGTGAAACCGATGGAGATGGAGGCGATGCCGGTCGGGCGGGCGCCGGAGCGACTCCCGGGTTCGTCGTTCGAGCGGGGGAGCACGGGCGACGCGGTGTTCCTCGCGTCCGTCGTGACGGACGAACGGTTCGGAGAGGACCCCTATCTCGCCGTCTCGCCGCGGACGCCGTACAACCGACTCGTGATACCGGGCATGGCGCTCAGTGCCTCCGCCGACGGCGGCGCGTCGTTCTCCGGGTCGCTGACGGCGGGGTTGGACCCCGACGTCGGCTTTCACTACGGCGCCCCGGCGCCCGGTCTGACGGGGTCGGAGACCCTCGAAATCGCGGTCGACGTGCCGCCGCAGGTGGCCCGACACGAGGGTTACGAGACGGCGTTCCTCGACATGCCGCCGGTCACGCTGACGTAGCGGTTCCGAGACTCGCCCGAGTGAAGCGACGGAAGACCGGGAGAGACGGAGGAACCACTGCCTCGGCTTCTCCGGGCGCGTCGCTCGTTGTTCGATTCGAGCGTGCGCACGCGCGAGGCCCCCGTCGCGTCCGAATCGACACCGAAGCGAACGAACGGGATTCTGGGGCCTCGTACTACCGATTCTCGCCCTCCGCGACGGTTCCGCGCGCGACGGTGCGCGCGGCCTTTTTTCGACGCGAATATTGACCTTACTGCACGGACAGATTTGACGGAACAAGCGTGGAATGGGGTTCGTAACCGGGGGTTCGCGGGGTCGTTCAGCGGAGGCGGGGAGCGAGATACGCCTCGGAAACCGTACCACGTCCGAA is a window from the Halogeometricum sp. S3BR5-2 genome containing:
- a CDS encoding DUF6663 family protein, with product MDLTTEGRYRVLGRPRDPDELLLVELSADASDSDGGTPPDESYDPTYVDATGYEGDLAAAVDSLAAGNVVDADLTWRDGDPRFADVSVVAETTFTFADGVTGMFEAAKQTWMVAEAENEGMNARVTRNTDGDPNGALYVFAKQSGARDLFEEFRDGVTPLEPLVRRVDVGEGEVEVPPESEQAREVFVLRPADEPFLAVYIVFDREGMLATTVRDTYVRD
- a CDS encoding C-terminal binding protein, which produces MTYQVVASDYHTVRPDVLRETLDGVADVTLAELGSTERLVDACREADADALITDIATPVTGEALDELDLSVVARAAVGFDNVDVAAAEERGVVVTNVPGYCTDEVATHTVALLLSAVRAVPEVDDRIGAGEWPTADSVAHEVHRLAGRTIGFVSFGAIARRTAEMVSGFGLDAVAYDPYLEPEDFDDSDPDLVDFETLLERSHYVVVNAPATEETRGMFDAAAFERMREEAALVNTGRGAVVDEDALLEALDDGEIDCAALDVFESEPLPPESPLRDRANVVVTSHTAWYSEESSAEVNETAAADVRRVLTGETPAHPVDPDWE
- a CDS encoding response regulator, translated to MERRVRVLFVEGDGDPTPVSAARFAGRDGIEVERVAEWAAAGRDAEAYDCVVTNHALSDGDGVEVVRAVGAAAPRVPVVLYTAVGDERTARAALRAGAADYVVARGTDGRSDDETEESGEADPEAVAEREAATLESRVRAAVSEADRVVGELTPTERVAELAALDRLFRHDIRNDMAVIVGWADVLRDHVTEEGEDILDRILDNGRETLELTDAAGDAAATVTDEAATAVEPTDLGEALREAVQSRREAFPEASIELGAVPGCRVAANHLLGAVFRSLLNEAVSDYRGDVPSLRVSAERDGETVRVRVADADPDGAGVRAEPPFGRGTDLERSDADVHRYLVERLVGAYGGTVKADDGAFVVELRALD
- a CDS encoding winged helix-turn-helix transcriptional regulator → MSDREPPLRAVLDGATVVGKKWHPAVVYSLVAEGPAGFSELERRLDVSSKVLNETLADLTESGVVERRELQERPLRVEYAPTEAGRSLAEVLSDLGRWSERYRAEGAPVVLVVDDDARLTELYASMLEGYEVRAANDGSEGLAMVDDTVDVVLLDRKMPEVAGERVARRIAEEYPSVRVVLLASDRLDEAALTVPFDRYLRKPVTATGLTETVEDLLTPREETVRRYLSTLAKTAAFNGDTSLDAYRELARRRDELAEELQDPESAAADAGLGGGE
- a CDS encoding DUF7575 domain-containing protein, with the protein product MERNSRKRPWLAALFGLITGGGHLYLRRWKRAVGWIGLSFATSLLVVDPAALRAFYEGTGPIEPVLPVLIVGFASLFDAYFLARAQNEAARRAVGADGTVTHCPHCGKELDGDIDFCPWCTTELDGFRVASPSAADGTDSDRADARE
- a CDS encoding ZIP family metal transporter, with amino-acid sequence MASVEQTFVELVGTDPVVQGLAGGVVIAGMNLLGAVLVLVWRNPTERALDGALGVAAGVMLSASFTSLLLPGIEFASDPSYRPFSLGGFEFAGIVPVLVGFVLGVALLDQAEHWVRYVGPLVSGRLSERAETDGGIKRAEEMARDADSRVLGVLLFTVAITLHNMPEGLAVGVGFGSGDVSNAIALMLAIGIQNIPEGLAVSVAAVNAGMGRRYYAAVAGIRAGAVEIPLAFVGAWAVVVAAPVLPYAMGFAAGGMLYVIGDEIIPETHMHGHERLATLGMMAGAIVMLTLDVVLG
- a CDS encoding PQQ-binding-like beta-propeller repeat protein, producing the protein MRTATVLVILAVAAALLGVVGYGLLGDGLGGEGFSATWTSDTGRDIAANHHAVAVGGGSVYAPISGEDRSGNCALVALDAADGSTLWSDGVPAANCTLHSVADPTLADVDGDGTTEVVATSTERVVLGFDAAGGEEEFRYDLSAYGYTKPVVADLAASPGRELVVVDVRGTAFVFSADGETLWTHEFGEEVWAQPAVADFDGDGRPELLAAGRSGGAVLFAGDGTVEWRSEVVTNDAITWGATGQTDGDPALEAVFSTVDGAVVAVDGASGEVEWRDSHDEFAAVHALGDGDGDGDAEVYVTTRDGRFRALDAAAGTEEWTTDVVTERVQMMPPPTLGEVDGDDGLELVVAGNDGGVTLLNAEDGSVAGSYARESPIYTHATLADADDDGRAEAFVMYGDGRVVRLDYGA
- a CDS encoding iron transporter, encoding MERRRFLAAARTAGVCGVAGVSGCLGGSDLFETRPAATGAGGEPPLVENRPDAVYVPTHVEGTEMAGAADVGDLKVGVMYSYPHRFWVVEKGDDDAFVARKTAITEADSVHLMASVWDPETGRVVPNTGLSIEISRDGALVSQEVVYPMLSQRMGFHYGANFPLPGDGTYDVSVSVGGLDANRFGAYEGKFGSPAEGTVRFEFSSRALNDLSYRTLDERKGERAAVKPMEMEAMPVGRAPERLPGSSFERGSTGDAVFLASVVTDERFGEDPYLAVSPRTPYNRLVIPGMALSASADGGASFSGSLTAGLDPDVGFHYGAPAPGLTGSETLEIAVDVPPQVARHEGYETAFLDMPPVTLT